CATTGACGAGGAAGAAATTCGGCGCGGGGAAATGCACGGAAAGCCGCGCGAAAAATTTCTATCGTTCGACGCGATCCGCCCGTTCATGCAATAGGACACGGGGTGCGCACCCTAATCGAAAGCGGATCTTGCGTCCAATCTGTGGGCGAGGAGGGCGTTCTGGGGCCGACGAATTTGGCCGTAGGATCTGGTTGATTGTGCCCGTTGTTTCACCCAATCAGGGTTTGTAGGCGTCGCGCATGGCGCGTATGGCCTCGAGCCGGGCGGCGCCTTCTTCAAGCGTCGGGCAAAGCCAGCCGCCTTCGTCGTGTTCGTTCCACGCATAGACGAGGACGGTTCGCGCGGGCGAAACGGCCTCATTTGCGCGAATCCAATCGAATGCGCCTTTGACGGCTGCGGCGATTTCCCGCGGGGTTCCCTGTTCATACCACGGCCCGTCGTAGTTGCGAGGCCGTCCATCCCACCCCGCATTGACGGTCGGCGCCACTTCGCGTCCCGAAGCCTTGTATCGCTCCCAGTAGGAGCGGTTGGATTCGATCAAATCGGCATACGACTGCTTCCCGCCTTTCCCGCCTTGCGCGCTGTAGGCGCCCAAGGCGTCGAAGCGAATCGCGTCGAGAAAATCGGCTTGAATCTGATGCGTCCAGATTTGCGCCACGATGTAGGGATCGCCCGTTCCGGCCTTCCGGCTTTCTTCCCGGAGAAGCGCAAACGCTTTTCCGGCGGCTTCCGGCGATCCAAAATGGGGAATGAGATGTTCACAGGCAAACACGTAAAGCAGCGGGCGATCGCCACAGACGCGCTGGTAGGTGGGTTCCTTGAACAGGCCGACGAATTCGCCGGCGGTCGCCGCCCACTCGGCGGCAGGTCCCAAGTGAGAACCGCCCTGAAGCAGCAGGCAGAAGTTCACGTCTTTTTTGCGTTCGCTCTTGAGATAACGCCGCCAGCCATAATTGTACGCATCGGCCTGCGGCCACGATTTGGGATGGTAGTAACAAAATGCCCAATACGCAATACCGCCGGCCTTAGCATGGGCGATTTCGCGATCCATCGTCTCCTGCGAGTCCGAACAGACTTGGCACGATCCGTCTTCCGCGATCTTGCCGTAGAACGGCAGGCGGTAACGCCATTCTTTTGGAGCGAGGTTCTTCTCCCACGGATTGCCCGGAAACCAACCATCCCATCGAATCGCGCCGATGATGGGACATTCAGCCGGTCGTTCCGTACCGGCGCTTATCAGGAACAGCAGCAACGCAATGGACAAAACACGCCTCCTGGCCGTCAAAAACTTGCAGGCGGACCCGCGATAGGCCGATGATAACCGAAAAGAACGGATAGGCCAACCGGATAACGGAGGAAGAGCCATGGAATTCACGCGGAGACAGTTCTTGGGCGCAACGGCGTCGGCGGCATTAGTGGCGGGAACAATGGGACGCGGGACGGTATTCGGCGCGAACGAACGCATTCGCGTGGCCTGCGTCGGCATTCACGGGCGCGGCGGCAGTCATATAGACGGATTTTCAGACCTCCCGGATTCGGAAGTCGTCGCGTTATGCGATGTGGACGCGCACGTGCTCGAGGAGCGCGCCGCCGAACTCGAAAAGAAAACCGGCAAAAAGCCCAAGCGTTTTCGCGACATGCGCGATCTCATGGCCGACAAGGACATTGACGCCGTCAGTTTCGCGACACCGAACCATTGGCATTCACTCGGCTCGGTGTGGGCGTGTCAAGCCGGCAAGGATGTATACGTGGAGAAGCCGCTCTCGCATGAAGTCTGGGAAGGTCGCCAATTAGTGGCCGCCGCCGAAAAATTCAACCGCGTCGTCATGCACGGCACGCAGCGCCGTTCGGAACGCGATTGGGCCCGCGCAATACAGCGTTTGCAGGAAGGCGTGATCGGGGACATCTATATGGCGCGCGCGTTGTGCTTCAAAAACCGCGACTCCATCGGCACGGGCGAACCCAAGGAACCGCCCGCGCATCTGGATTGGCCGCTTTGGCAGGGACCGGCCAAGGAAGAGCCGTACTGCGACCTGTACGTCCATTACAACTGGCACTGGTTCTGGAACTATGGCAACGGCGACCTGGGAAACCAGGGCGTACATCAGATGGACGTTGCGATATGGGGCATGAACAAGGGCCTCCCCGTGCGCATCGCGAGCATGGGCGGCCGTTTCGGCTACACGGATCAAGGCGAAACCGCGAACACGCAAATCTGCACGTTCGCCTATGCGGACGGCACGATGCTCGTGTTCGAGGTGCGCGGACGCGCCACGAACGACGAGGCTGGCGCGCGCATCGGCAATCTCTTCTATGGATCGAACGGTTACATGGTTGATGGAAAGTTTTTCGACAAGAACAACAAGGAAATTCCGGACGAGAAGGGCCCCGGCGAGGACATCACGGTCGGCGGCAACCATTACGCCAGTTTTATCCGCGCCGTGCGTTCCCGTAAACCGGAAGACAACCCCGCGCCTGCGCGGGTGGGCCACATCGCTTCCGCGCATTGCCATCTCGGCAATATCGCCTACCGCCTCGGCGCAACACTAACCTTCGATCCGGCCTCGGAACAGTTCACCGGCCCGGATGCCGCACAGGCCAACCCGTTGCTCAAGCGCGAATATCGCGAAGGATTCGAAGTTCCTCAATTGGCCTGAAAATCATCTTAACCCACAATAAATTGACTGTCCATCGCGGACGTTCCGGGAAAGTATTCAATCATCACAGGAGGAGACGATAATATGCCGGAAGCAACACCACGAAGGGCCCTGATCACGGGTATTACCGGACAAGACGGGTCATATCTTGCCGAATTGCTCCTGGAGAAAGGGTACGAAGTCTACGGCATCGTGCGCCGCGCGAGCACGGAAACGTTTGAGCGGATTACGCACATCAAGGACAAGATCAGGCTCCTTCAGGCAGACCTGACCGACCAGGTTTCGCTGATCGAAATCCTGCACGACATCCGCCCGCGCGAGATTTACAACCTCGCGGCAATGTCGTTCGTGCCGACCTCGTGGAAACAGCCGATACTCACGGGCGACGTGACGGCGCTTGGCGTGACGCGCGTTCTCGAAGCCATCCGGGTCGTGGACAAGTCCATCCGTTTTTATCAGGCTTCATCGAGCGAAATGTTCGGCCACGTTCAGGAAACGCCGCAAACGGAAAAAACGCCTTTCTATCCGCGCAGTCCCTATGGCGTCGCCAAACTCTATGGACACTGGATCACCGTCAATTATCGTGAAAGTTACAACATCTTCGCCGTGTCCGGCATCCTGTTCAATCATGAATCCCCCCGGCGCGGCCTCGAATTCGTGACGCGCAAGGTGACCCACGGCGTCGCGCGGATCAAGCATGGCCTGCAGAATGAATTGCGTCTCGGAAATCTCGAAGCCAAGCGCGACTGGGGTTTCGCGAAGGATTATGTCCGCGCGATGTGGCTTATGCTCCAGCAGGACGCACCGGACGATTACGTCGTATCGAGCGACCGCACGCACACCGTCCGCGACATGTGCGAGGTCGCCTTCGGCCGCGTTGGATTGGACTGGAAGAAATATGTAATCGAGGATCCCGAATTCTACCGGCCCGCTGAAGTTCACCTGTTGCTGGGAAATTCGGCCAAGGCCCGCGCCAAACTCGGCTGGACACCGGAAACCTCTTTTGAACAGTTGATCGAACTCATGGTGGACGCCGACATGGAGCGCATCGCCCGCCAAATCAAGAACGAGCGCGCATGAACCGGGAAGCCCTGATAACCGGCGCGGGCGGATTCGTGGGCCGATTCCTCCGCCGGCGCTTGGCCGAACGGGGCTGGACCGTTCGCTGTTGCGACGTTCGCGTGCCGGAAGGCGAACCCGGTTGGTTTGCCTGCGACGTGTCGGATTCAAGCAACGTTGACGCATTGACGGCATGGTGTGGGGAAAAAATCTCCCATGTCTTCCATTTGGCCGCCATGACGTTTGTGCCGGAAACGGGACGCAATCCCCACCGGGCCTTCGACGTGAACCTGCAAGGCACGGTTCTGTTGACGGACGCCGTGCGCCGTCGCTTTCCGTCGGCGCGATTCGTCTTCATCGGCAGCGCTGAAGTCTACGGTCCGCCCCAATCGCTTCCGATGGACGAACGGCATCCGATCAATCCG
The window above is part of the Candidatus Hydrogenedentota bacterium genome. Proteins encoded here:
- a CDS encoding Gfo/Idh/MocA family oxidoreductase yields the protein MEFTRRQFLGATASAALVAGTMGRGTVFGANERIRVACVGIHGRGGSHIDGFSDLPDSEVVALCDVDAHVLEERAAELEKKTGKKPKRFRDMRDLMADKDIDAVSFATPNHWHSLGSVWACQAGKDVYVEKPLSHEVWEGRQLVAAAEKFNRVVMHGTQRRSERDWARAIQRLQEGVIGDIYMARALCFKNRDSIGTGEPKEPPAHLDWPLWQGPAKEEPYCDLYVHYNWHWFWNYGNGDLGNQGVHQMDVAIWGMNKGLPVRIASMGGRFGYTDQGETANTQICTFAYADGTMLVFEVRGRATNDEAGARIGNLFYGSNGYMVDGKFFDKNNKEIPDEKGPGEDITVGGNHYASFIRAVRSRKPEDNPAPARVGHIASAHCHLGNIAYRLGATLTFDPASEQFTGPDAAQANPLLKREYREGFEVPQLA
- a CDS encoding glycoside hydrolase family 99-like domain-containing protein; the protein is MSIALLLFLISAGTERPAECPIIGAIRWDGWFPGNPWEKNLAPKEWRYRLPFYGKIAEDGSCQVCSDSQETMDREIAHAKAGGIAYWAFCYYHPKSWPQADAYNYGWRRYLKSERKKDVNFCLLLQGGSHLGPAAEWAATAGEFVGLFKEPTYQRVCGDRPLLYVFACEHLIPHFGSPEAAGKAFALLREESRKAGTGDPYIVAQIWTHQIQADFLDAIRFDALGAYSAQGGKGGKQSYADLIESNRSYWERYKASGREVAPTVNAGWDGRPRNYDGPWYEQGTPREIAAAVKGAFDWIRANEAVSPARTVLVYAWNEHDEGGWLCPTLEEGAARLEAIRAMRDAYKP
- the gmd gene encoding GDP-mannose 4,6-dehydratase, with product MPEATPRRALITGITGQDGSYLAELLLEKGYEVYGIVRRASTETFERITHIKDKIRLLQADLTDQVSLIEILHDIRPREIYNLAAMSFVPTSWKQPILTGDVTALGVTRVLEAIRVVDKSIRFYQASSSEMFGHVQETPQTEKTPFYPRSPYGVAKLYGHWITVNYRESYNIFAVSGILFNHESPRRGLEFVTRKVTHGVARIKHGLQNELRLGNLEAKRDWGFAKDYVRAMWLMLQQDAPDDYVVSSDRTHTVRDMCEVAFGRVGLDWKKYVIEDPEFYRPAEVHLLLGNSAKARAKLGWTPETSFEQLIELMVDADMERIARQIKNERA